In the Muricauda sp. MAR_2010_75 genome, one interval contains:
- a CDS encoding ATP-dependent endonuclease, with the protein MNPKVWIKKIEFSDNTVIEFDKNDIIVVVGPNNSGKSALLKESSSLLRTKNTNTKVIKSIEFDKYGSSDEVLKMMEDNSMVEHTDMDRPWYNGIGYRIYGGNVKRIWEKSGNEFGDLSLIFSKNLTTEARLQAANPAPNIKLTSEAPRHPINIIQKSDTLEKKFNGYFRQAFELDLIVHRNAGSEVPLYVGIAPVIKKGEDRLSESYQTKLEELDLLHEQGDGMRSFVGVLLNAFIGNQSLLFIDEPEAFLHPPQARLLGKMLAKDLPADRQLLLASHSTDFLKGLLEGNSNNLKVIRIQRNGSINNVNTLNSAEINSIWGDSLLRHTNVLDGLFHSKVIICESDSDSRFYSAILSTVNEKKAKPYSDTLFIQCGGKHRIPVVIKALKKLNVPVCTICDFDVLNDVNPLKSIIEESGGNWKDIEKEWKIVKAAIEAKRPELETKELKDEIDSIFDSVSEKNMPKEKISAITKSLKKASAWAHAKQVGESFVPNGQPTQAYKKLIKGLKSNNIFVVEVGELESFVKSVANHGPKWVNDVLIKDLKNDSELETARKFIEEISEQ; encoded by the coding sequence ATGAACCCAAAAGTTTGGATTAAAAAAATTGAATTTAGCGATAATACTGTGATAGAGTTTGACAAGAATGATATCATTGTAGTTGTTGGTCCGAACAATTCTGGAAAGAGCGCTTTACTGAAAGAATCTTCAAGTTTGTTAAGAACTAAAAATACTAACACTAAAGTTATTAAATCTATTGAATTTGATAAATATGGTTCATCCGATGAGGTATTGAAAATGATGGAGGATAATTCAATGGTTGAACATACTGATATGGACAGACCTTGGTATAATGGAATAGGATATAGAATTTATGGAGGTAATGTCAAAAGAATTTGGGAAAAATCAGGAAATGAGTTTGGAGATTTATCATTGATTTTTTCTAAAAACCTGACAACGGAAGCGAGATTGCAAGCTGCAAATCCTGCTCCAAATATTAAATTAACTTCCGAGGCGCCAAGACATCCAATTAACATCATCCAAAAGTCCGATACCTTGGAGAAAAAGTTTAATGGATACTTCAGGCAAGCCTTTGAGCTTGACTTAATAGTACATAGGAATGCTGGTAGTGAAGTTCCACTCTATGTTGGAATTGCCCCTGTAATTAAAAAGGGGGAAGATAGACTTTCAGAATCCTATCAAACCAAATTAGAAGAATTAGATTTATTACATGAACAGGGTGATGGAATGAGAAGTTTTGTAGGCGTCCTTTTAAATGCCTTTATAGGCAATCAGAGTTTGCTTTTTATTGATGAACCAGAGGCTTTTTTACATCCACCACAAGCAAGACTATTAGGAAAGATGCTAGCTAAAGATTTACCGGCCGATAGACAGTTATTGCTTGCAAGTCACAGTACGGACTTTCTAAAAGGTTTATTGGAAGGGAATTCAAACAACCTAAAAGTTATTAGGATTCAGCGAAATGGGAGTATTAACAATGTTAATACGCTAAATAGTGCAGAAATAAATTCCATTTGGGGAGATTCATTATTGCGGCACACCAATGTTTTAGATGGATTGTTTCATAGCAAAGTAATAATTTGTGAAAGTGATTCTGATTCAAGATTTTACTCCGCTATTCTGTCTACTGTAAATGAAAAAAAAGCAAAACCATATTCCGATACATTGTTCATTCAATGTGGAGGTAAGCACAGAATTCCTGTTGTCATAAAAGCGTTAAAAAAACTAAATGTTCCAGTATGTACGATATGTGATTTTGATGTTTTAAATGATGTGAATCCATTGAAAAGTATAATTGAAGAATCTGGTGGAAATTGGAAAGATATTGAGAAGGAGTGGAAAATTGTTAAAGCTGCAATTGAAGCTAAAAGACCAGAGTTAGAAACAAAAGAGTTAAAAGATGAAATTGATAGCATATTTGATTCAGTTTCTGAAAAAAATATGCCTAAGGAAAAAATTTCCGCAATTACTAAATCATTAAAAAAGGCTTCAGCTTGGGCTCATGCTAAGCAAGTTGGAGAATCATTTGTTCCCAATGGACAACCAACTCAAGCATATAAAAAACTGATAAAGGGTTTAAAATCTAATAATATATTTGTTGTAGAAGTTGGAGAGTTAGAGAGCTTTGTTAAATCAGTTGCAAATCATGGGCCAAAATGGGTTAATGATGTTCTTATTAAAGATTTAAAAAATGATTCAGAACTAGAAACAGCTCGAAAGTTTATTGAAGAGATATCAGAACAATAG
- a CDS encoding BCCT family transporter has product MAVSTGLLLLFSAVVFLFTEWSYQSIEVLSLWVRSRFGYFYLYLGLGCVLLLLGIAVSPWGRLKLGQPTEKPEHSTWAWASMLYSTGMGAGILLRAVQEPVFMQQNPPIATNTTPEILALEFTFYQWGFTAWAFYGLFALIIGHALFAKNQKVLVSSSIPKKFKGIKRANAVDILAIITTVFGLIAAIGLGTAQITGGLNHVFQSEFGVMVTLLLAILISAIAFVSVWLGVDKGIKRISKFNILVTLLLLAFVFVNSNMGDILLSFGRASFHYLIDFVPMSIAVGRYNPGIEFLTDWTFYYWAFWLAWAPFTGIFIARISRGRTLRQMLLGVLILPSLGTFFWFSVFGTSAFEIIESWGSYNNEFASVFSSIFLFFGEYPLSGLLNGITILLLVSFLVTSVDSAVFVLSMFTDKGNPNPQRKHRLIWSIFILLATLALILLGNAKPDIDVLTAVQKLLIITSLPFAFFMVFMAAVFLSGFKASEQ; this is encoded by the coding sequence TTGGCGGTCTCCACAGGGCTGCTGTTGCTGTTTTCGGCAGTGGTGTTCCTGTTTACGGAGTGGAGCTACCAATCCATTGAGGTACTCTCGCTCTGGGTGCGGAGCCGCTTTGGGTATTTTTACCTGTATCTGGGTCTCGGTTGTGTGCTGCTGCTCTTGGGCATTGCCGTATCGCCCTGGGGCAGGCTCAAATTGGGTCAACCCACCGAAAAACCGGAGCATTCCACCTGGGCGTGGGCCAGTATGCTCTACAGCACGGGCATGGGGGCCGGTATTTTGCTCAGGGCCGTTCAGGAACCTGTTTTTATGCAGCAAAACCCACCCATTGCCACCAACACCACTCCAGAAATCTTGGCACTGGAGTTCACCTTTTACCAATGGGGCTTTACCGCTTGGGCCTTTTACGGATTGTTTGCTCTGATCATTGGCCATGCGCTCTTTGCCAAAAACCAAAAAGTACTGGTGAGCAGTTCCATTCCGAAAAAATTCAAGGGCATCAAACGGGCCAACGCAGTGGATATTCTGGCCATCATCACCACCGTTTTCGGGTTGATTGCCGCCATAGGGTTGGGTACCGCCCAGATTACCGGAGGGCTTAACCATGTGTTTCAGTCCGAGTTTGGGGTAATGGTTACCCTACTGCTGGCTATCCTGATTTCCGCCATTGCGTTTGTCTCCGTGTGGTTGGGGGTGGACAAGGGCATCAAAAGGATTTCCAAGTTCAATATTTTGGTGACGCTGCTGCTATTGGCCTTTGTGTTTGTCAATAGCAATATGGGGGATATTCTACTTTCCTTCGGAAGGGCCTCGTTCCACTACCTCATAGATTTTGTTCCGATGAGCATTGCCGTGGGGCGCTACAACCCTGGCATCGAATTCCTCACCGATTGGACATTTTATTATTGGGCTTTCTGGTTGGCCTGGGCTCCGTTTACCGGTATTTTTATCGCCCGAATTTCTCGAGGTCGCACCTTGCGGCAAATGTTGTTGGGGGTTTTGATCTTACCATCGTTGGGGACGTTCTTTTGGTTTTCGGTTTTTGGCACTTCAGCCTTTGAAATCATTGAAAGCTGGGGTAGCTACAACAATGAATTTGCTAGCGTGTTTTCCTCCATTTTTCTCTTTTTTGGGGAATATCCGCTTTCGGGACTGCTCAATGGCATCACTATTTTATTGTTGGTGAGTTTTTTGGTCACTTCGGTGGACTCCGCCGTATTTGTGTTGAGCATGTTCACGGACAAAGGCAATCCCAATCCGCAACGGAAACACCGACTTATCTGGTCCATCTTTATTTTGTTGGCCACCTTGGCGCTTATTCTTCTCGGCAATGCCAAACCGGATATTGATGTGCTTACCGCCGTTCAGAAATTGCTCATCATCACCTCCCTGCCCTTTGCCTTTTTTATGGTGTTTATGGCTGCGGTATTTTTGAGTGGATTCAAAGCCAGTGAACAATAA
- the ctlX gene encoding citrulline utilization hydrolase CtlX has protein sequence MIRPVNFRMNEQTAVNNYFQEDLHLKNAEINRKAQEEFDAFVKVLREHGVHVMVVDDTKERDTPDSIFPNNWVSFHESGTICVYPMFAENRRKERREDIFEVLEKEGFVINNIMDYTSAEDEGVFLEGTGSILKDRANQKAYCALSERAHEELFIEFCEDFDCFPVIFHANQTVDGERLPIYHTNVMMAMAETFVVICLKSIDDKKERKNVVEQIKMDGREIIDITEEQLYHFAGNMLQVIGTNGQRFMVMSTQAYNSLREDQIKAIEKHCAIIHSPLDTIESSGGGSARCMMAEVFLPKK, from the coding sequence ATGATTCGTCCAGTGAATTTCCGGATGAATGAGCAGACTGCGGTCAACAATTACTTTCAGGAAGACCTGCACCTTAAAAATGCGGAGATCAACCGAAAGGCCCAAGAGGAGTTCGATGCCTTTGTGAAAGTACTTCGCGAACACGGAGTCCATGTGATGGTAGTGGATGACACCAAGGAGCGTGACACCCCGGATTCCATTTTTCCGAACAACTGGGTCTCTTTCCATGAAAGTGGCACCATTTGCGTCTATCCCATGTTTGCTGAAAACCGAAGGAAAGAACGCCGAGAGGATATTTTTGAGGTCTTGGAAAAAGAAGGTTTTGTGATTAACAATATCATGGATTACACCTCAGCCGAAGATGAGGGCGTCTTTTTGGAAGGTACGGGCAGCATCCTAAAAGATCGTGCCAACCAAAAAGCGTATTGTGCGCTCTCGGAACGGGCCCATGAAGAACTTTTTATTGAATTCTGCGAGGATTTTGATTGCTTTCCAGTTATTTTCCATGCCAACCAAACCGTGGACGGGGAACGTTTGCCCATTTACCATACCAATGTAATGATGGCGATGGCGGAGACTTTTGTGGTCATCTGTTTAAAGTCCATCGATGATAAAAAAGAGCGCAAAAATGTGGTGGAACAAATTAAGATGGATGGTAGGGAGATCATTGATATCACTGAGGAGCAATTGTATCACTTTGCAGGAAACATGCTCCAAGTGATAGGGACTAATGGCCAGCGTTTTATGGTGATGAGCACCCAAGCCTACAACAGTCTTCGGGAAGATCAAATCAAGGCCATTGAAAAGCATTGTGCCATCATCCACAGCCCATTGGATACCATTGAATCTTCTGGGGGTGGCAGCGCGCGTTGTATGATGGCCGAGGTCTTTTTGCCGAAAAAGTAA
- a CDS encoding dimethylarginine dimethylaminohydrolase family protein: MMQLNIVDETSPLKAVILGTAQSCGPTPGPEEAYDPKSLEHILAGTYPKETDMVKEMEAFAQVFHKYGVKVYRPEVLENCNQIFSRDIAFVIEDKLFHANILPDREREFVAIHEVLDEIDPNKIIRPPEEVHIEGGDVMPWHDYIFIGTYTGRDYPDFITARTNKEAVEYIQEMFPHKKVKSFELRKSNTDPKENALHLDCCFQPVGKDKAILHKNGFLIEEEYQWLVDYFGKDNVFEINKDEMYQMFSNVFSISPEVVVSEKSFTRLNNWLREQGFTVEEIPYAEIAKQEGLLRCSTMPLIRA, translated from the coding sequence ATGATGCAGTTAAACATTGTAGACGAAACAAGCCCTTTAAAGGCAGTGATTTTAGGGACAGCGCAAAGCTGTGGCCCAACTCCCGGCCCTGAGGAAGCCTATGACCCAAAGTCTTTGGAGCATATTTTGGCGGGTACCTATCCCAAAGAAACTGATATGGTGAAGGAAATGGAAGCTTTTGCACAAGTCTTTCATAAATATGGGGTTAAGGTGTATCGCCCAGAAGTCCTGGAAAATTGCAACCAAATCTTTTCGAGGGACATTGCCTTTGTGATTGAGGATAAATTGTTCCATGCCAACATTTTGCCTGATCGTGAGCGTGAATTTGTTGCTATTCACGAAGTATTGGATGAAATCGACCCCAATAAAATCATTCGGCCGCCCGAAGAGGTGCATATTGAAGGTGGCGACGTAATGCCCTGGCACGATTATATTTTTATAGGCACCTATACGGGACGAGATTATCCTGATTTTATCACAGCACGTACCAATAAAGAAGCGGTGGAGTACATTCAAGAGATGTTCCCCCATAAAAAAGTAAAATCCTTTGAGTTAAGAAAATCCAACACCGACCCCAAGGAGAATGCCTTGCATTTAGATTGCTGTTTTCAACCGGTGGGAAAAGACAAGGCCATTTTGCACAAAAATGGATTTTTAATTGAGGAAGAATACCAGTGGTTGGTGGATTACTTCGGAAAGGACAATGTTTTTGAGATCAACAAGGATGAAATGTACCAAATGTTCAGCAACGTATTTTCCATTTCACCCGAAGTGGTCGTTTCGGAAAAGAGCTTCACCCGACTGAACAACTGGCTTCGCGAGCAAGGGTTTACAGTAGAAGAGATTCCCTATGCCGAAATTGCCAAACAAGAGGGGCTGCTTCGGTGCAGTACCATGCCTCTCATTAGAGCATAA
- a CDS encoding citrate synthase, producing the protein MSDKAILEYGGKQYEFPVIKGTEDELAIDIKTLRASTGMVTIDPGYKNTGSCESAITFLDGEKGILRYRGYSIEDLAEKADFLEVAYLLIFGELPNKEQLEKFHNDIKEESHVDEEMKKILDAFPKAAHPMGVLSSLTSALVAFNPISVDVSSEKAMYASIVRILAKFPVLVAWTQRKKKGLPLDYGDDSLGYVENIHKMMFKKPNQEYKKDPIAIEALDKLLILHADHEQNCSTSTVRIVGSSHAGLFASLSAGISALWGPLHGGANQAVLEMLEAIEADGGDTKKYMAKAKDKNDPFRLMGFGHRVYKNFDPRAKIIKKSADDVLGNLGIEDPILDIAKGLEKEALEDKYFVDRKLYPNVDFYSGIIYRALGIPTEMFTVMFALGRLPGWIAQWREMRLRKEPIGRPRQVYIGENLRSFVPLEKR; encoded by the coding sequence ATGTCGGATAAAGCTATACTCGAATATGGAGGAAAACAGTATGAGTTCCCCGTAATCAAAGGTACTGAAGATGAATTGGCCATTGATATAAAAACGTTAAGGGCCTCAACTGGAATGGTGACGATAGATCCCGGTTACAAAAACACGGGTTCTTGTGAAAGTGCAATTACCTTTCTTGATGGGGAAAAGGGAATTCTTAGGTATAGAGGATACTCCATTGAGGATTTAGCGGAAAAGGCAGATTTTTTGGAAGTAGCATATCTCCTGATTTTTGGTGAGTTGCCCAATAAGGAACAATTGGAAAAGTTCCATAATGATATAAAAGAGGAATCCCATGTAGACGAGGAAATGAAGAAGATTTTGGATGCCTTTCCCAAGGCGGCGCATCCAATGGGGGTACTTTCGTCATTAACAAGTGCGTTGGTAGCTTTCAACCCTATTTCCGTTGATGTTTCCTCTGAGAAAGCGATGTATGCATCCATCGTTCGTATTTTGGCCAAATTCCCGGTATTGGTGGCTTGGACCCAAAGAAAGAAAAAAGGACTTCCCTTGGATTACGGGGATGATAGCTTGGGCTATGTGGAGAACATTCACAAGATGATGTTCAAAAAACCCAACCAAGAGTACAAAAAAGATCCCATTGCCATTGAGGCCTTGGATAAATTATTGATTCTGCATGCGGATCACGAACAAAACTGCTCCACATCAACGGTTCGTATTGTAGGTTCTTCCCATGCAGGTCTATTTGCTTCTTTGTCAGCGGGTATCTCAGCACTTTGGGGACCCTTGCACGGAGGCGCCAATCAGGCCGTTTTGGAAATGTTGGAAGCCATTGAGGCCGATGGGGGAGATACCAAAAAATACATGGCTAAGGCCAAGGATAAGAATGACCCATTTCGGTTGATGGGCTTTGGACACCGTGTCTATAAAAATTTTGACCCCAGGGCTAAAATCATCAAGAAATCTGCGGATGATGTGCTGGGCAACCTTGGCATTGAGGACCCCATTTTGGACATTGCCAAAGGTTTGGAAAAAGAGGCATTGGAGGACAAATACTTTGTGGACAGAAAATTATATCCCAATGTGGACTTCTACTCTGGAATTATCTACAGGGCGTTGGGAATCCCAACAGAAATGTTCACCGTAATGTTTGCCCTGGGAAGACTGCCCGGATGGATTGCCCAATGGAGGGAGATGCGATTGCGAAAGGAACCCATAGGAAGACCCCGACAAGTGTATATCGGGGAAAACCTAAGGTCTTTTGTTCCATTGGAAAAAAGATAA
- a CDS encoding glycogen synthase — protein MNNFLFVAAENDALANCKAGGMGDVVRDVPRQISEHGDKVHVIVPSYSRLHKDGLFKTNLNFYLRGLRYTAELYEVKPKKEFPNIVHYVLHHPEIEAGDIAHIYHNDPEEPFYTDAIKYFIFCTAVSEAIKQGAFGDLDVVHLHDWHSSLLLFLREYHPDYSNLKDIRFVYSIHNLAIQGIRPFDGNYSSVKNWFPEVPLDYQKLMDYRYQDCINLMAVGIRFADAVHTVSPSYKEDVLLPSSPPEFIGGEGLEKDLQKADDEGRLFGILNGCNYKNINSEAKGQIYRNTVKALFGWLQQEDKKYKADFLAHTGEKIMDYVGNRPKFIASSVARLTEQKFYFFMRSPEAFVEILKRLEKVDGIFMLLGTGAPEYEELFRKLSYEHKNFIFTNGQSEKLIDSIYLESDLYFMPSLFEPCGISQMLAMRNGNPCLVHHTGGLKDTVKHMKTGFSFDGDSYDEKIKNMLEVLDEALDVYENDKPTWKKIQAAAKRMRFTWKKSVDDYYKLLYNIA, from the coding sequence ATGAATAATTTTCTTTTTGTTGCAGCGGAAAACGACGCCCTCGCCAACTGTAAAGCAGGTGGAATGGGGGATGTAGTACGGGATGTACCACGGCAAATTTCTGAACATGGAGACAAAGTGCATGTCATTGTACCGTCCTATTCCCGACTGCACAAAGATGGATTGTTCAAAACCAACCTGAATTTTTATTTGAGGGGATTGCGGTACACAGCGGAGTTGTATGAGGTAAAACCCAAAAAGGAATTTCCCAACATTGTGCATTATGTGCTCCATCATCCCGAGATAGAGGCAGGCGATATTGCCCATATCTATCACAATGACCCAGAAGAGCCTTTTTATACGGATGCCATCAAGTATTTTATCTTTTGTACTGCTGTTTCGGAGGCCATTAAGCAAGGTGCATTTGGAGATTTGGATGTGGTGCATCTGCACGATTGGCATTCCAGTCTTTTGTTGTTTTTAAGGGAATATCACCCAGATTATAGCAACTTGAAGGACATTCGGTTTGTATACAGTATTCATAATTTGGCCATTCAGGGAATACGACCTTTTGATGGCAACTATTCTTCCGTGAAAAACTGGTTCCCCGAGGTGCCGTTGGATTATCAAAAATTAATGGATTATCGGTATCAGGATTGCATTAACCTGATGGCTGTGGGAATTCGTTTTGCCGATGCGGTGCACACGGTTTCGCCGTCCTATAAAGAAGATGTGTTGTTGCCGAGTTCTCCACCCGAGTTCATTGGGGGTGAAGGTTTGGAAAAGGACCTTCAAAAAGCCGATGATGAAGGGAGATTGTTCGGTATTTTGAACGGATGCAATTACAAGAACATCAATTCCGAAGCAAAAGGCCAGATCTATCGCAATACGGTAAAGGCACTCTTTGGTTGGCTGCAGCAAGAGGATAAGAAATATAAAGCCGATTTTTTGGCCCATACCGGCGAAAAAATCATGGACTATGTGGGTAACCGACCCAAGTTCATTGCATCCAGCGTAGCGCGATTGACCGAACAAAAATTCTACTTCTTCATGCGTTCTCCCGAAGCGTTTGTAGAGATCCTGAAACGATTGGAAAAGGTGGACGGTATTTTTATGTTGTTGGGTACCGGTGCGCCAGAGTATGAGGAACTCTTCAGAAAATTGAGCTATGAGCACAAGAATTTTATTTTTACCAACGGGCAGTCGGAAAAACTCATCGACTCCATTTATCTGGAATCTGACCTGTACTTCATGCCGAGTCTTTTTGAACCCTGTGGCATAAGCCAAATGTTGGCCATGAGGAACGGTAATCCTTGTTTGGTGCACCATACAGGTGGGTTAAAGGATACCGTAAAACATATGAAGACCGGTTTCAGTTTTGATGGCGACAGTTACGATGAAAAGATCAAGAACATGCTGGAAGTGTTGGACGAGGCCTTGGATGTTTATGAGAATGACAAACCCACGTGGAAGAAAATACAAGCAGCAGCCAAAAGAATGCGCTTTACTTGGAAAAAGTCGGTTGATGATTATTACAAGTTGCTCTACAATATTGCCTGA
- the eno gene encoding phosphopyruvate hydratase, which produces MSIIINIHARQILDSRGNPTVEVDVVTENGILGRAAVPSGASTGEHEAVELRDGGDSFMGKGVGKAVNNVNTVIAEELVGTSVFDQNAIDQTMIELDGTPNKSKLGANAILGVSLAVAKAAANELGMPLYRYVGGVSANTLPVPMMNIINGGSHSDAPIAFQEFMIMPVKAKDFSHSMQMGTEIFHNLKKVLHDRGLSTAVGDEGGFAPTLEGGTEDALDTIGKAVEKAGYKLGDDVMIALDCASAEFYVDGKYDYTKFEGDKGMVRTSEEQAQYLADLCEKYPIISIEDGMDENDWEGWKLLTDKIGDKVQLVGDDLFVTNVERLSRGIENGIANSILIKVNQIGTLSETIAAVNMAKNAGYTSVMSHRSGETEDNTIADLAVALNTGQIKTGSASRSDRMAKYNQLLRIEEELGSVAYYPQEKAFKVK; this is translated from the coding sequence ATGAGCATTATTATCAATATTCATGCAAGACAGATATTAGATTCAAGAGGTAATCCTACCGTGGAGGTGGATGTGGTTACCGAAAATGGAATTTTGGGAAGGGCAGCTGTACCTTCCGGAGCCTCAACAGGAGAACACGAGGCTGTTGAATTACGGGATGGAGGAGATTCCTTTATGGGAAAAGGTGTTGGAAAAGCCGTAAACAATGTCAACACTGTTATTGCTGAAGAGTTGGTAGGCACTTCGGTTTTTGATCAAAATGCTATCGATCAAACCATGATTGAGCTTGATGGTACGCCCAACAAATCCAAATTGGGTGCCAATGCAATTTTGGGGGTTTCTTTGGCGGTGGCCAAAGCCGCTGCCAATGAATTGGGAATGCCTTTGTACCGTTATGTAGGTGGTGTTAGCGCCAATACACTTCCTGTACCCATGATGAACATCATCAATGGGGGTTCTCACTCCGATGCGCCCATTGCGTTCCAAGAGTTTATGATCATGCCTGTAAAGGCGAAAGATTTTAGCCACTCCATGCAAATGGGTACTGAAATCTTCCATAACCTTAAAAAAGTATTGCACGACCGTGGTTTGAGTACAGCTGTAGGTGATGAAGGTGGTTTTGCCCCAACATTGGAAGGTGGAACCGAGGACGCTTTGGATACCATCGGTAAAGCGGTTGAAAAAGCAGGGTACAAATTGGGTGACGATGTAATGATCGCTTTGGACTGCGCATCTGCAGAATTCTATGTTGATGGCAAATACGACTACACCAAGTTTGAAGGCGATAAAGGAATGGTTCGAACTTCTGAAGAGCAAGCCCAATATTTGGCTGACCTTTGTGAAAAATACCCAATCATCTCCATTGAAGATGGAATGGATGAGAACGATTGGGAAGGTTGGAAACTCCTTACGGATAAAATCGGAGACAAAGTTCAGTTGGTAGGTGACGATTTGTTCGTTACAAACGTAGAGCGCTTGTCCAGAGGTATTGAAAACGGAATTGCCAACTCCATTTTGATCAAGGTAAACCAAATTGGAACCTTAAGTGAGACCATCGCTGCGGTGAATATGGCCAAAAATGCAGGATACACTTCCGTAATGTCACACCGTTCAGGAGAAACCGAAGACAACACTATCGCCGATTTGGCTGTGGCGTTGAATACAGGTCAAATTAAGACCGGTTCTGCTTCACGAAGTGACCGTATGGCAAAATACAATCAATTATTGCGCATCGAGGAAGAGTTGGGAAGTGTTGCCTATTATCCTCAGGAAAAAGCCTTTAAGGTAAAATAA
- the carA gene encoding glutamine-hydrolyzing carbamoyl-phosphate synthase small subunit: MKYHEKKKALLLLADGTIFYGKAVGGKEGTAVGEVCFNTGMTGYQEIFTDPSYFGQLMVTTNAHIGNYGAHTDEVESDSVKIAGLICKNFSYEYSRPDASMSLLEFLNNNNLFAISDVDTRALVSYIRDNGAMNALISTRVDEIDALKEELKQVPSMEGLELSSKVSTKEPYYYGDENSTYRISALDIGIKKNILRNLAKRGAYIKVFPYNTSFEEMEKWNPDGYFISNGPGDPEPLTDAITAAKKMINSDKPLFGICLGHQVLALANGVSTYKMHNGHRGINHPILNLVTGKGEITSQNHGFAINKEETEAHPELEITHTHLNDHTVAGIKMKEKDVFSVQYHPEASPGPHDADYLFDQFFDAIKTGKN; encoded by the coding sequence ATGAAGTATCACGAAAAGAAAAAAGCACTGTTATTGTTGGCGGATGGTACCATTTTCTACGGGAAAGCTGTAGGGGGCAAAGAAGGTACTGCCGTTGGAGAAGTATGTTTTAACACCGGTATGACAGGGTATCAGGAAATCTTTACCGACCCCTCATATTTTGGACAGTTGATGGTCACCACCAATGCCCATATTGGGAACTATGGAGCCCATACAGACGAAGTTGAATCGGATTCCGTGAAAATCGCTGGGCTTATCTGTAAAAATTTCAGCTACGAGTACTCAAGACCCGATGCCAGCATGAGCTTGTTGGAGTTTTTGAACAATAACAATCTGTTTGCCATCTCCGATGTGGATACCCGAGCCTTGGTAAGTTATATTCGTGATAACGGCGCCATGAACGCCTTAATTTCTACAAGGGTAGATGAGATTGATGCACTAAAGGAAGAATTGAAACAAGTCCCCAGCATGGAAGGTTTGGAACTTTCCTCCAAGGTTTCCACCAAGGAGCCCTACTACTACGGGGATGAAAATTCGACCTACAGGATTTCAGCTTTGGATATCGGTATCAAAAAGAATATTCTAAGAAACTTGGCCAAAAGAGGTGCCTACATCAAGGTATTTCCATACAACACTTCCTTTGAGGAAATGGAGAAATGGAATCCAGATGGGTACTTTATTTCCAATGGACCTGGAGATCCAGAACCGTTGACGGATGCGATTACCGCGGCAAAAAAGATGATCAATTCTGATAAACCATTGTTCGGTATTTGTTTGGGACACCAAGTATTGGCCTTGGCCAATGGGGTTTCCACCTACAAGATGCACAATGGACACCGCGGTATCAACCACCCTATTTTGAACTTGGTTACTGGAAAAGGTGAGATTACGTCCCAAAACCATGGGTTTGCCATCAATAAGGAAGAAACCGAGGCGCATCCTGAATTGGAGATCACCCACACCCACTTGAACGATCATACCGTAGCTGGGATAAAAATGAAGGAAAAGGACGTATTTTCGGTACAATATCACCCAGAAGCAAGTCCAGGGCCACACGATGCCGACTATCTGTTCGACCAATTTTTTGATGCGATCAAAACAGGAAAGAACTAA
- the rplQ gene encoding 50S ribosomal protein L17 codes for MRHGKKFNHLGRTAAHRKAMLANMACSLIEHKRINTTVAKAKALKQFVEPLITKAKIENNQTTEKGTHNRRVVFSNLRSKEAITELFSTVAEKVADRPGGYTRIIKLGNRLGDNADMAMIELVDFNEVYNAGKPKKKSTRRSRRGGSKKAEPVAPTAETKTDDSEE; via the coding sequence ATGAGACACGGAAAGAAATTCAATCACTTAGGTAGAACAGCGGCCCACAGAAAGGCCATGTTGGCCAATATGGCTTGCTCCCTTATCGAGCATAAGCGTATCAATACCACTGTGGCCAAAGCGAAAGCTTTGAAGCAGTTTGTTGAGCCTTTGATCACAAAAGCCAAGATTGAGAACAATCAAACTACCGAAAAAGGTACACACAACAGAAGGGTTGTTTTCAGTAACTTGAGAAGCAAGGAAGCGATTACTGAACTTTTTAGCACTGTTGCTGAAAAAGTAGCGGACAGACCAGGAGGATATACCCGAATCATTAAGTTGGGTAACCGATTGGGTGATAACGCCGATATGGCCATGATCGAACTAGTGGATTTCAACGAGGTATACAACGCAGGTAAACCCAAAAAGAAATCGACCAGAAGAAGTAGAAGGGGAGGAAGCAAGAAAGCGGAGCCTGTGGCACCAACGGCTGAAACCAAAACTGACGATTCTGAAGAATAA